From the genome of Trichoplusia ni isolate ovarian cell line Hi5 chromosome 26, tn1, whole genome shotgun sequence, one region includes:
- the LOC113505530 gene encoding oocyte zinc finger protein XlCOF6-like isoform X1: protein MNFQVENFAMDGFKEKLRNILHSNQFCGICIEPEEHISTLDDSFQIIVNGQCYSKTLKEIVEVVFINAENILTSSQICNSCSEKLIQSYIFIKNAEDSSAIIKKYINDLFNKSDDIFGHLCNSSLESSNVVIVLENNIQGYNDQVKNKKSTIKEELENLKKDASKPKISKFKCLNCNVKLPSNRTFMLHRQKCHKKGLLQCDECLKTFKNKQYLNAHYKVHSKIKCKVCDELIKSTELTNHMQTHTDSIHKCLQCNEEFYSKNALEIHERMRHAKTESNQCLMCFKSFITQDELKLHNCKYTCPECSEHPCMHYKYLMFYREQMLKNASRAKCLDCDYLCRNKEVYLGHVNQEHLNHHPYSCDKCGRQFYSKFVLRTHLHRFHRDTFVCQYCDTEYSNISIYEDHVKFCGTVNRNFACKECPASFEVVDKLLEHEKRRHSNNFPCDQCNKKFSTASKRKDHVDNVHSGIQIKNKVLNVECVVCQKMFDSKGDLVLHMKSHGPNTRYPCRICNTEYETLRQFRAHNRKHGGPFATCEVCGKEMRAILLKKHMGTHRDSVETCETCGRSFANITLLKYHQKVHLESVPCPKCKKLINPARLRRHWKAHLLEENPDLKGSKKQTPKLKCEQCDYITWNNTLLECHMNRHHLKIKPYVCHICSKDFIGKHLLKKHIETHQLDKSVVCMVCLKSFANSACLKMHLRLHTGEKPFTCEVCGDRFRSSSIMNVHKLKKHSDKRNICPLCSNKFHTVRDLRRHVIKVHWKQKNKRFDPRELKGLDKEHYHLFHDGRRVKVAEEDVDFYMPC, encoded by the exons ATGAACTTTCAGGTTGAAAACTTCGCAATGGAtggttttaaagaaaaattgaGGAATATTCTTCATAGCAATCAGTTTTGCGGGATTTGCATTGAACCGGAAGAGCATATAAGCACCCTTGATGATAGTTTCCAAATAATTGTAAACGGACAATGTTACAGCAAAACATTGAAAGAAATAGTTGAAgtagtttttataaat gcTGAAAACATACTAACAAGCTCTCAGATATGCAACAGTTGTTCAGAAAAACTAATCCAGTCATACATATTTATCAAGAATGCGGAAGATTCATCtgcaatcataaaaaaatatataaatgatttatttaataaatctgatGATATTTTTGGTCATTTATGTAATTCAAGCTTGGAAAGCTCAAATGTTGTTAttgtattagaaaataatattcaaggaTACAATGATCAAGTGAAGAACAAAAAGTCTACAATAAAAGAggaattagaaaatttaaaaaaggatgcATCAAAACCAAAGATCTCTAAATTCAAATGTCTGAACTGCAATGTAAAACTACCCTCTAACAGAACTTTTATGTTACACAGACAAAAATGtcacaaaaaaggtttattgcAATGTGATGAATgtttaaagacatttaaaaacaagcaGTACTTAAATGCACATTACAAAGtacattctaaaataaaatgcaaagttTGTGATGAACTAATAAAGAGTACTGAATTAACAAATCATATGCAAACTCATACAGATTCCATACACAAGTGTTTACAATGCAATGAAGAATTCTATTCTAAAAATGCGTTAGAAATTCATGAAAGAATGCGCCATGCTAAAACTGAAAGTAACCAATGTTTGATGTGTTTTAAGAGTTTTATCACACAAGACGAGTTAAAGCTACATAATTGCAAGTACACCTGTCCGGAATGTTCTGAACATCCTTGTATGCACTACAAGTATTTAATGTTCTATAGAGAACAAATGCTTAAGAATGCTTCGAGAGCAAAGTGTTTGGACTGTGACTATTTATGTAGAAATAAGGAGGTTTATTTAGGACATGTGAATCAGGAACATTTAAATCACCATCCATATTCTTGTGATAAATGTGGACGGCAGTTTTACTCGAAATTCGTGTTAAGAACCCATCTACATAGATTTCATAGAGATACTTTTGTTTGTCAGTACTGTGACACTGAATACagtaatattagtatttatgaGGATCATGTTAAGTTTTGTGGGACTGTCAATAGGAATTTTGCTTGTAAAGAATGTCCTGCATCTTTTGAAGTCGTAGATAAACTGCTAGAGCATGAAAAACGCAGACACAGCAATAATTTTCCATGCGATCagtgtaataaaaagttttctacAGCATCTAAAAGAAAAGACCATGTAGACAATGTTCACAGTggcattcaaattaaaaataaagttctgaACGTTGAATGTGTTGTGTGCCAGAAGATGTTCGATTCAAAAGGAGACTTGGTACTGCATATGAAATCACACGGCCCAAACACTAGGTATCCGTGCAGGATTTGTAATACTGAATATGAGACTTTGAGACAGTTTCGCGCGCATAATAGAAAACATGGTGGTCCATTCGCAACTTGCGAGgtttgtgggaaagagatgagAGCGATTCTTCTAAAGAAACATATGGGTACCCACAGAGACAGTGTTGAGACGTGTGAGACCTGCGGACGGTCTTTCGCCAACATCACCTTGCTAAAGTACCACCAAAAGGTCCATTTAGAAAGCGTGCCCTGTCCAAAATGCAAGAAGTTGATAAACCCAGCGCGATTACGTAGACATTGGAAAGCACATCTGCTTGAAGAGAATCCTGACTTAAAGGGATCCAAAAAACAAACACCGAAACTAAAATGCGAGCAATGTGACTACATAACATGGAACAATACACTTCTCGAATGCCACATGAACCGCCATCATTTAAAAATCAAGCCGTATGTCTGTCATATATGTAGCAAGGACTTTATTGGGAAACATTTGCTGAAAAAACATATAGAAACGCATCAGTTGGACAAATCCGTGGTCTGTATGGTGTGTTTGAAAAGTTTCGCGAATTCCGCTTGTCTGAAAATGCATTTACGTTTGCATACGGGCGAAAAGCCTTTTACTTGTGAAGTTTGCGGGGATCGATTTAGGTCTTCTAGTATTATGAATGTCCATAAGTTGAAGAAGCATTCGGATAAGAGGAATATTTGTCCGTTATGCTCGAACAAGTTTCATACTGTGAGGGACTTGAGAAGGCACGTGATTAAAGTGCATTGGAAGCAGAAGAATAAACGGTTTGATCCTCGAGAGCTGAAGGGTTTGGATAAAGAGCACTATCATTTGTTTCATGATGGAAGGAGAGTCAAAGTCGCGGAGGAAGATGTTGACTTTTATATGCCATGTTGA
- the LOC113505530 gene encoding oocyte zinc finger protein XlCOF6-like isoform X2, which produces MDGFKEKLRNILHSNQFCGICIEPEEHISTLDDSFQIIVNGQCYSKTLKEIVEVVFINAENILTSSQICNSCSEKLIQSYIFIKNAEDSSAIIKKYINDLFNKSDDIFGHLCNSSLESSNVVIVLENNIQGYNDQVKNKKSTIKEELENLKKDASKPKISKFKCLNCNVKLPSNRTFMLHRQKCHKKGLLQCDECLKTFKNKQYLNAHYKVHSKIKCKVCDELIKSTELTNHMQTHTDSIHKCLQCNEEFYSKNALEIHERMRHAKTESNQCLMCFKSFITQDELKLHNCKYTCPECSEHPCMHYKYLMFYREQMLKNASRAKCLDCDYLCRNKEVYLGHVNQEHLNHHPYSCDKCGRQFYSKFVLRTHLHRFHRDTFVCQYCDTEYSNISIYEDHVKFCGTVNRNFACKECPASFEVVDKLLEHEKRRHSNNFPCDQCNKKFSTASKRKDHVDNVHSGIQIKNKVLNVECVVCQKMFDSKGDLVLHMKSHGPNTRYPCRICNTEYETLRQFRAHNRKHGGPFATCEVCGKEMRAILLKKHMGTHRDSVETCETCGRSFANITLLKYHQKVHLESVPCPKCKKLINPARLRRHWKAHLLEENPDLKGSKKQTPKLKCEQCDYITWNNTLLECHMNRHHLKIKPYVCHICSKDFIGKHLLKKHIETHQLDKSVVCMVCLKSFANSACLKMHLRLHTGEKPFTCEVCGDRFRSSSIMNVHKLKKHSDKRNICPLCSNKFHTVRDLRRHVIKVHWKQKNKRFDPRELKGLDKEHYHLFHDGRRVKVAEEDVDFYMPC; this is translated from the exons ATGGAtggttttaaagaaaaattgaGGAATATTCTTCATAGCAATCAGTTTTGCGGGATTTGCATTGAACCGGAAGAGCATATAAGCACCCTTGATGATAGTTTCCAAATAATTGTAAACGGACAATGTTACAGCAAAACATTGAAAGAAATAGTTGAAgtagtttttataaat gcTGAAAACATACTAACAAGCTCTCAGATATGCAACAGTTGTTCAGAAAAACTAATCCAGTCATACATATTTATCAAGAATGCGGAAGATTCATCtgcaatcataaaaaaatatataaatgatttatttaataaatctgatGATATTTTTGGTCATTTATGTAATTCAAGCTTGGAAAGCTCAAATGTTGTTAttgtattagaaaataatattcaaggaTACAATGATCAAGTGAAGAACAAAAAGTCTACAATAAAAGAggaattagaaaatttaaaaaaggatgcATCAAAACCAAAGATCTCTAAATTCAAATGTCTGAACTGCAATGTAAAACTACCCTCTAACAGAACTTTTATGTTACACAGACAAAAATGtcacaaaaaaggtttattgcAATGTGATGAATgtttaaagacatttaaaaacaagcaGTACTTAAATGCACATTACAAAGtacattctaaaataaaatgcaaagttTGTGATGAACTAATAAAGAGTACTGAATTAACAAATCATATGCAAACTCATACAGATTCCATACACAAGTGTTTACAATGCAATGAAGAATTCTATTCTAAAAATGCGTTAGAAATTCATGAAAGAATGCGCCATGCTAAAACTGAAAGTAACCAATGTTTGATGTGTTTTAAGAGTTTTATCACACAAGACGAGTTAAAGCTACATAATTGCAAGTACACCTGTCCGGAATGTTCTGAACATCCTTGTATGCACTACAAGTATTTAATGTTCTATAGAGAACAAATGCTTAAGAATGCTTCGAGAGCAAAGTGTTTGGACTGTGACTATTTATGTAGAAATAAGGAGGTTTATTTAGGACATGTGAATCAGGAACATTTAAATCACCATCCATATTCTTGTGATAAATGTGGACGGCAGTTTTACTCGAAATTCGTGTTAAGAACCCATCTACATAGATTTCATAGAGATACTTTTGTTTGTCAGTACTGTGACACTGAATACagtaatattagtatttatgaGGATCATGTTAAGTTTTGTGGGACTGTCAATAGGAATTTTGCTTGTAAAGAATGTCCTGCATCTTTTGAAGTCGTAGATAAACTGCTAGAGCATGAAAAACGCAGACACAGCAATAATTTTCCATGCGATCagtgtaataaaaagttttctacAGCATCTAAAAGAAAAGACCATGTAGACAATGTTCACAGTggcattcaaattaaaaataaagttctgaACGTTGAATGTGTTGTGTGCCAGAAGATGTTCGATTCAAAAGGAGACTTGGTACTGCATATGAAATCACACGGCCCAAACACTAGGTATCCGTGCAGGATTTGTAATACTGAATATGAGACTTTGAGACAGTTTCGCGCGCATAATAGAAAACATGGTGGTCCATTCGCAACTTGCGAGgtttgtgggaaagagatgagAGCGATTCTTCTAAAGAAACATATGGGTACCCACAGAGACAGTGTTGAGACGTGTGAGACCTGCGGACGGTCTTTCGCCAACATCACCTTGCTAAAGTACCACCAAAAGGTCCATTTAGAAAGCGTGCCCTGTCCAAAATGCAAGAAGTTGATAAACCCAGCGCGATTACGTAGACATTGGAAAGCACATCTGCTTGAAGAGAATCCTGACTTAAAGGGATCCAAAAAACAAACACCGAAACTAAAATGCGAGCAATGTGACTACATAACATGGAACAATACACTTCTCGAATGCCACATGAACCGCCATCATTTAAAAATCAAGCCGTATGTCTGTCATATATGTAGCAAGGACTTTATTGGGAAACATTTGCTGAAAAAACATATAGAAACGCATCAGTTGGACAAATCCGTGGTCTGTATGGTGTGTTTGAAAAGTTTCGCGAATTCCGCTTGTCTGAAAATGCATTTACGTTTGCATACGGGCGAAAAGCCTTTTACTTGTGAAGTTTGCGGGGATCGATTTAGGTCTTCTAGTATTATGAATGTCCATAAGTTGAAGAAGCATTCGGATAAGAGGAATATTTGTCCGTTATGCTCGAACAAGTTTCATACTGTGAGGGACTTGAGAAGGCACGTGATTAAAGTGCATTGGAAGCAGAAGAATAAACGGTTTGATCCTCGAGAGCTGAAGGGTTTGGATAAAGAGCACTATCATTTGTTTCATGATGGAAGGAGAGTCAAAGTCGCGGAGGAAGATGTTGACTTTTATATGCCATGTTGA